The Stenotrophomonas sp. BIO128-Bstrain region GGCGGGCCGAGCGGGTGGGGCTTTCAATCATGGCGACGGTCTCTTGGGTTATTTAAAGCGGTCTTCGTGAGTAGGTCGCCCCACTCCCTTAACCCCATGCAACCAGACCACCACGCAATGTCAAGATGAAAAATCCAACTTTTTTTGACTAAAAACAGGGGCTTGCGGAATCCAAGGTGCATCGCATGCTGAATGCATGACGCACACGACCCGCCCCCGCTGTTCGCCCACCCTCACCCGCCTTTCCAAAGGCGTGCGCTGCGCGCTGGGCTTCACCCTCACCGAGGCCTTGCTTGCACTAGGGACCGTGACCGCCGCCACGGGCGCGATGTTCCTGTTCTTTGGCCAGGTCGATGCAAAGGCCAAGGTGGCCAGCGAGACGCGCAACCTGCGCGAGCTGTCCCGTCGTATCGAGAGCAGCTTTGGGGTGGTGGGAACGTTCCGCGGGGTGAGCACCACCGCCGTGGTGGTCGATGGCCTGGCCCCCGAATCCCAACTCGGCGTCGGGGAAAGCGTCTTGACCAACGCGTGGGGCGGCGCAGTGAACGTCCAGTCCTACACCGTCGAACGCTTCGGGGATTCGTTCTCCGTCAGCTACGCCGGCCTTCCTCGCCAAGCGTGCGTGGACCTGGTCGCGGCCAACGCGGGCGGGGTGTGGGACGCGCAGGTGTCGGACGTGTCGGTGATTCGAAACACCGGCGGCCAGCTCGACGTGGGGTTGCTGGGTAGCACGTGTGCGGACAAATCACGCGTCGTGTTCGTTTACCACAGCGGATTGTTGGGAGGCGAGTGGACCGGATCGCCGCTGGTGTTGCCCCCCGTCACCCCCTCGGTCACGCCTCCCGTTTCTCCACCCGTGGGAAGCCCCGTAGGACCCGTGGGACCGGTCGCGCCTTCCCCGCCGGTGTCGCCCCCAACCGCCCCGCCACCAAGCGTTCCTCCCATGACGCCCCCACCAGTCACTCCGCCCGCTCCTCCGGTGAGCGTGACGCCTCCGGCCCCGCCCACGTCACCGCCGGTCACGCCGCCGCCGACAAGCACGGTGCCGCCGTGTCAGGAGTGGAGCGAGAACCGAACCATCAACTGCCCATTGGGCCAAGTGGGCCAGGTGTTCCAGAACCGCCGTCACCACTGCGGAACCGATCCGAGCGTTTACGAGGCGTGGGCTGGCTCCACGACGGCCGGCAGTTGGACCACGACCAACAGCACCTGCACGCCGTGCCCTGCTCCCGAGACCCGCAACGTGGGATGCCCTGCAGGTCAGTTTGGCTCGATCGGCCAGCGGCGGACCTTCTCATGCACGGGCACCGGTTCGTGGGACGCCTGGACGCAGGCCAACACCACCTGCGCGGCGTGCCCAGCGCCTTTCCCACAAGCCGAAACCCAGTGGGTCACCACGGCGGCCGCTTGCCCGGCGGGCCAAAATGGATCGCACACGTGGCAGGCCGAGCAGCGGCGGACGAGGACTGGGACATACAGCTGCCCAGCCACCACGTGGTCGCTGCCCAGCCCGACGTTCACCACTTGGACAAATTGGGCGGAGACTGGGGTTCGTCGCAACGAGGCCAATACATGCACCCCCAACGCACCACCTCCGACGTTTCCCGAATACACCGGGCGATCTTGGCATTCGTGGGGAGACGGAGGGCACTACGGCTGGGCGATCTTCTGCAACGCTCCCCGGACCCTGGCCGAGCTTCAAGCCACCTCGTTGGCATGCACTTGGCAATACGAAACGAACGACACCCCCACGTTTACGCCAGAGCCACCTGGCGTGACCCGCCCAACACCGGCTTTGGAAGCCTGTGTCTACGCGCTGCGCGCCAACTTAACTCCGATGCCAGGTTACGGCTTCGTCAACCACCCTGGCACCGCGGTTTGGCCTGCGGCTTGCTCGTGCAGCGTCGTGGGTCCAGGCGCGCGGTTCTACTGGCAAGACCTGGGAGCGAGCGACTGGGTGGGCTTTGAATTCAAGTGCCCCTGACGGCAAAGAAGGCGGAGGGCATCCCTCACGTTCGAAGTGGCAAAGCTTCGGATTTCCAAAACCGACCGGAGGCAATGCCCTCGCACCAAGCGTGCTTTTCAGAAGGCAGGTGGCTTGGCCACCTGCGGCGGCTTCTGGGCTCTTCGCTGTTGTGCCTCGAAGTCAAACCCCAGCCAAGGTTTTCCACATCGCCTTGCCCTGGGCTTCGTGAACCGATGCGTATTGCTGTGGATCCCAGCTGGTCCCGGTCAGCAGCAGCCCCAGCTCTGCCACGATGGCCTGACAGCGATCGCCAAAAGCCAAGACCTCATTGAAGGTCAACCCAAGCGTGTTGATGTCAAACGCGCCAGGCTCCTCGTCCAGCTTGCGCATTTCCAGGTGGGCGTGGTGCTTGTCCCGGAGCGTTTTGATCTTCTCAGCCACTGGGTCGGCCATCAAGAGCGCCATAGCAGCGGAGACCTTTTCCCAGCCACTATCGAAGCGCGAGTAGTTCTCGTCCCGATCGCTCTGTCTGAACTTCTCCTGGAAAACAGCCGAGCTTTCGGGCGGCAGGTCACTGATCGGTTCGTCGTGGAAGTGATCGAAGATGCGACCGTAGCGCTCCCGGTAGTGCTCCTTGATCGCGGGATCTGCTTGAAGCTTTCGCCAGAGGTTGGTCAGGCTACCGGACCGCGAATCGTTATCCAGAAAAAGCCGTGACTGATCGCGCACCAGGTCTTGTCCAAGAAGCGGCGCCAGGTGGTTCCAAGCATTGGCACCCGGCGTCTTGTCCAGCTTGGCTTTGAGCCCTGCCTGGATCGCGGGGTCTTGAATGAGTGGGGACAAAATGTGCCGGCGCTCGTCGAGGATGTGGCACTCCTGCGTGAGCACCCGAACGAATCCATCGATTTGGCGAATACGTTGTTCCAGTTCCTCAGGCTTCATTCTTGCTCCGCCTCCAGCGGCACCTGCTGGAACCGCACCTGCAGCCGCTTGATGAGCGCACGGGTTTCCGCGTTCGGAGCGCGCGTGCACACCAGCACCGCCTCCCCGTTGGGCACGTGGCGGATCGCCTTCTGCTCGGCCCGGAGAACGGCGCGGTATTTCACCGCTTGGTAGACGCCGCGCTGGAGCTCGTCCTCCGAGCACTTGCTGGTTTTAACTTCCACCGCCAGGCGATGTCTTCCGTTATCGAAATGCGCGTCCAGTCGGTCACCCGAGCTCAACAACTTCTCGTTGCTCCCCGTGGGGAAGCTCCCAAAGTCCACGAACTCTTCGGGATGGCTGGCCACCCACGCCTTCAACGCTTTGTGCTCATCGCTTTCTGGCCTGCCACCCTCCTGGACTTTAGGAAGGGGAAGAGGCGCATCCGCTGCCACCTCTTCAACCGCCCCGGCGGACGGGGTCAGCATGGTGGCTCCCAGAGCGCGGGCGACCCGGTCCCAATTGGGATAGGTGAAAACGTCTTCCATCGCCTCTCGCAAGTGCGCGCGGCGCTCTTCCTCGGTGTCCAACTTCTTGCCCGCGAAGTAGGCCGGCGAAATCGTTATGGCACCCTCGCCAGGGTGTTTCGTGTTCTTGTTGACGACGATTGCATGGAGGGGTGGGATGGGCTCCTTCCACTGCTCGCTGAGCCACTGCAGGGCCTGGGCCACTCCCCCGGCGACGGTGCCGTAGAGGTCTTTGCGGGGTTTGATCTCGTGCCCGAAGGTGTCGTGCAGCTCTTGGGCCAGGTCGCTGTAGGAATGAGCTTCGCCCTCCTGCGCCCACCGGATGAGGATGGGCAGCGCGTCAGGGATAACCCGGCTGCGCCAGGGTGTGCGTGCAAACTCCACCTTCGACCAATCGAACTTTTCCATCCCTACCCCTCCCTTGTCGTCCCGCCATGGTAGCGGCGGGACCAGCACGGGAAAACGATGAGGGCCGGTTTCCCGGCCCCCCTTTCTCAATCCTCGTCGGGCAGCATGATGGTGACCACCGGCTCCAGGGCGTCCCCGGGCCCACACAGTGCTTTCAAGGTGACAAGGCGATGGGTCGACCGCGTCAGGCCAGACCCGGCCTCCGGGTGGGCTTCGTTCGACAACCAGTCGCCGGCATCGGGCAGAGCCACGTGGAGCTGATAGTGGATCTCCGAACCCTCGCCCTGTTGCCGCTTGATGGCCACGTGGAGCATGAAAAGCACATCCCAGAGCCGGCCGTCCACCGACTGGCCGCGCAGTTCCAACCCTCTGGGCACTTCGACGTAGCGTGCCCACGCAGCGTGGGTGATGGCCACGGGCAACTTGAAAACGGCTTCTTTGGCCACGTCGGACACGTCCACCAGGACGCCGTCCTCGATCGCCTGGGCGCGGGTGTAGGAATGGATAAGGTCGAATTCGTCAAACATGGAGGCACCTCGCTGGTGAGTAATGGCCCGGTCCAGGGCATCCGGTCCGGATGTCCTGGAATGGAAAACCCACCGCCCCACCGCTCGGCGCGGTCAGGGGAGGAAATGGAAGGGCTGGCGCGGCCCGCAGCGAAGCGAGGACACGGGCCCTGGAATGTCCCTTGACCGGAGAAGCTGGGCGATGGGGCCGCGCGCAGCGCACAAAGCTTTGAGAGCGTGCCGCGTTCGGCACACCGACACACGGTCGGAACTGGAGATGCCGTCAGCCCTGGGTGCAGATCAGAGCCACCCGGTCCATCCAGGCACTCTGCCCCGCGGAGGCTTGAGCGGTGAGCGGGCCCCAACCTCGGATGAAGCGAAGAGACGCAAGTTGGACGTCGTCTTGGGGCCAATACGGGCCATCCGGCGAGAACACGAAGTGATCGCCCTGCAGGGCCCCGCAGGTGGTGCAATGGTGGGCCAAGTAGGTTTGCCCTGACGTCCGGGGCGTATCGAAGCGAAGCCAAGGCGCGTGGCCCGCCACGAAAGCGGCAGTGTTCTCGTCCAAACGCTCGATGTAGCGCAACACGGCACCCTCCCCCTGATCCACCAGGTCCTCGTCGTCGTGCTCCTCGAACGAGGGCACCCAGATCGCGGCGGTGGGCGTCGGCGCGTGGCAGAAATGGCACTCGGTGTGGCCGAGCAGCAGGCCGTAGGCCGGGGCTTGAACGGTGGATGGAGCAGCAGCGTGGGTCATGAATCCATTTTTCCCTACCAGAATGTCAGCCGGTGAGACGAGCCTGCGTTGAATCATGGGTGTTTCGGAGCGTGCCCCGCTGTGAACCCAGCCACGCCATTTGCTTGTATTCGTCTTTGCTGAGCAACTTGGACACTCCCAGCCACTGCACCAGGTGGTAGTGCGCAATCGTTCGTGGGTAACGCTGAATCCCCTCGTGTAACAGCTTTGGCAGGTAACACACAGAGCCATCGCGGCGCTCGTATGCGTAATAGCGGTGGCGGGCGGCACGCGTGGTCATGGCGTTTCCCTCAGTGCGCCCAAAGGGCACGATCGATGCAGCGTTCAAGGCGCTGGGCCAACCAAAGGCTGAAAGGAAGGGCGATGGGGGCAGCGATGGCGAGAAGAGAAAGGGTCATGTCGGCGGTTCCAGTCGGTGGGAAAAGCGTTGCGCTCTTCCTGACCCCAAGGTAGATCGCCCTGGAAATTTGTCCACGGGTGTAGTGGACAAAATCTTGACTAAAAGCAAAAACTGCGGAGCTAAGGCCGCAGTTGTTCCTAACATCGCTTCTCGCGCCGAAGGCGTCACCTGCTCTTTTCCGCCCCTGCTTTTACAGAAACCGGCGCGCAGCGACCGGTGGCGGCGTTGGGCCCTTGGCTCTACAGCCTTGCCCGCTTTGCACTGACACTTTCCCGGGCAGCCCATGCCTGCTCCAGGTGGACCGCGCGTTGTTCGGCTTCCACCGTGGCCACCACGTGCGGCATCGCCGCCTTCAGCGATGGCGTGTTCCAGAACGGGCTTCCCCGGTGAGGGTTGCCCCCCAACCGCAACAGCACCAACGCCGTCTGTTCAAGTCCGCTGCGCTCGTCGGGGTCGTCGCTCAGCTGGTAGTCCGCCGCCAGCTTTTCCAGCGGGCGCTCGCACCAGTGGTTCCTTTCTTGAGGGTGCGCCCCGGCTTGCAGGAGGGCTTCGACGATGCGGGGCCAGGCAAGTGCGGCATGAAGCGCTGGGCCTTCGTTGAGGCGCCACGCGTTGGGGTTGGCGCCCTGCCGCAGGGCCTGTAGAGCGCCGAAAAGGCTTCCCTCGACGCACGCGTGAATCAGTTCAGCGCTCGGACTTCCTGGCGGTGGTGGGCGGCGGTCAGCCATGGCGGCTGCCCCGAACCTGGTTCCGAATGAGATGTCCTTGGACGTAGTCTCGGATGATCTGGCGCACCGCTTCTGCGGTGGAAATCCCCGCGTTCACCGCGCCCTGCTCCACCGCCTCCAAGACGCTGCGCTGCAGCGGAAGGTAGGCCAGCCGCACGTCCCGTTCCCCACCCAGCCGACGCATGCTCAGTGGGTAAGGTTTGGCGGCATACATGGCGAGCACTTGGCGCACGGCTTCGTTTCGCGTGACCTGCACGCGCGCGGCGGCCGCCTGCAAGCGCTCCAGATCACGGGAGTAGCCCCGGGAGGACGGAAGGGTGACAAGTTTTGGGGAAGGGACAGGTTGAAGCACAGCGCGCTCCGACTTAGGACGCCGCGTCCAACGGCTTGGCAGCCGCCTCTCGGACCACCGCGATGGCACGCCAACGGTTGATCGCAGCGCCGGCGAAATACAAGGCGTCCACCAGTTCTTGCGCGGCCCCCTTCTCAAGCAGGGCCCGGTTGCAGGAGGCGAACCCTGCAAGGATTCCGTAGCGGTCCGCGTCGTCTTTGGCTTTGTTCATGGCTTCCGCAATTTGAACGTTCATGTCGAATCTCCTGATTTTTGCTGGTGGGTGATCGGCGGTTACAGGCGCACGCGCTGACGGGGAGCTTCGAGAACAGCCGCCGGAGCTTCGCTCTGCGACTCCCGGCGTGGGTTCCACACCTGCCCACCGATGATCATGCTCGGAGCACCTGCAGCAGGAAGGACCTGCGAAAGCCTGGCTTGCTTCGCTGCGGCGTTGAGCGCACGCGCGGTGCCCTCCTCCATGCTTTTGGCTTCGTAGATCACCGGCCCCTTCAAGTGACCCTGCGCTTCGTCCACAAGGGCGGCAAGGGTTCGACCGAACTTGGACTTTGGCCCCTGGTTGCGAGCATCGACGTCCCAACGCTCGATCACTTCGAACGCCTTCTCATGACGGTGGCCAGACCTGTTGAGCTCGCCAAGCGCCGCTTCAGCGTCTTGCACGTTGAAGCGAATGGCGGAGAGCTTCACCGGGTGCGCGTAACCACCACCACTCGATGCCGATTGCGTGATGGCGACCGCTTGGTTTCCGTCGC contains the following coding sequences:
- a CDS encoding type 4 pilus major pilin, with protein sequence MTHTTRPRCSPTLTRLSKGVRCALGFTLTEALLALGTVTAATGAMFLFFGQVDAKAKVASETRNLRELSRRIESSFGVVGTFRGVSTTAVVVDGLAPESQLGVGESVLTNAWGGAVNVQSYTVERFGDSFSVSYAGLPRQACVDLVAANAGGVWDAQVSDVSVIRNTGGQLDVGLLGSTCADKSRVVFVYHSGLLGGEWTGSPLVLPPVTPSVTPPVSPPVGSPVGPVGPVAPSPPVSPPTAPPPSVPPMTPPPVTPPAPPVSVTPPAPPTSPPVTPPPTSTVPPCQEWSENRTINCPLGQVGQVFQNRRHHCGTDPSVYEAWAGSTTAGSWTTTNSTCTPCPAPETRNVGCPAGQFGSIGQRRTFSCTGTGSWDAWTQANTTCAACPAPFPQAETQWVTTAAACPAGQNGSHTWQAEQRRTRTGTYSCPATTWSLPSPTFTTWTNWAETGVRRNEANTCTPNAPPPTFPEYTGRSWHSWGDGGHYGWAIFCNAPRTLAELQATSLACTWQYETNDTPTFTPEPPGVTRPTPALEACVYALRANLTPMPGYGFVNHPGTAVWPAACSCSVVGPGARFYWQDLGASDWVGFEFKCP
- a CDS encoding DUF6573 family protein, whose translation is MFDEFDLIHSYTRAQAIEDGVLVDVSDVAKEAVFKLPVAITHAAWARYVEVPRGLELRGQSVDGRLWDVLFMLHVAIKRQQGEGSEIHYQLHVALPDAGDWLSNEAHPEAGSGLTRSTHRLVTLKALCGPGDALEPVVTIMLPDED